The Blattabacterium cuenoti genomic interval TTATTACATTGAATTCCACCAAAAGAAAAAGATGGAATATATCTGGGAGGGAATCCATATCCAAAAATACTTGTACATACTCCTATTACAGTAGCGGTATTAAATTGAGTATTTATAGCAGATTTAGAATGATCTCCCATAATTATTCCAAAAAATTGCATATTAATTGGTGAAAAAATTTTTTTTTCATAATTCCATAATGTTACATCTCTGTAATCGTTTCTTAAATTAGAGACATTAGTTCCAGCACCTAAATTACACCACTTTCCTAAAATAGAATGTCCAAGGAATCCATCATGAGCTTTATTAGAATAAGAAAAAAGTAAAGAATTTTTAATTTCTCCTCCAACTTTACAAAAAGAACCTATAGTTGTATTTCCATATATTTTTGATCCCATATTTACTATTGTTTTTTTACCTATATATACTGGCCCTCTTATTAAACATCCTTCCATAATTTCAACTCCTTTATCAATATAAATAGGTCCAAATTTTGCATTAAGTACTACATTGTTAGTTACTATATTTTCCTTTAAATAAATTCTTTCTTTACAAATAAGAATATTTCTACCAAGTAAAGTGGAAGATCTTTTTCCTTTTGTATAAAACATAAAATCTTTTTTCAAAATATTCTTGTTTTGTACAATAATATCCCATACATTTTTAATATGAATAATTTTATTTATTTCATAAACTTTACTATATTTTTTTATAGAAAAAAAATTTTTATATTCATATTCTTCATAAGAAAAAATATTTATTCTTGCTGCTACAATATTTTTTTGGAAAGAAATTGCTTCATTTTTTTTCAATGATATAATTGTGTTAATTAATTCTTCATTAGGAATAAATGAAGAATTAATTATAAATACATTTTTAAATAAAATTTTATTTTTTTTAAATGAATTTTTCTTTAAAAGAAACGGTTGTGTAAAAATGCAAATAGCTTTATATCCAAGTTTTTTTTCCCATCTTTCTTTTATTGTAAAAAGTCCTAAATGAATTTCCGATATAGATCTAGTAAGAGTTATAGGAAATAAATTTTTCCATTCAAACATTCCATCATATAATATGAAATTCATTTTTTTATTTTTTAAAACTTCTTATATTTTTCATATTTTTTTTTAAATTTCTCTGCTGGACCAGTTTTTCCAAAAAATCTTTTTTCTCCTGTAAAAAACGGATGAGAGTAACTAGATATTTCCATTTTGTATAAAGGGTAATTAATCCCATTTATTTTTATAACATCTTTTGTCCTTACAGTAGATCTACAAATAAAAGTTTTTTCATTGTTAATATCTTTAAATACAACTTTTCTATAATTATTTGGATGTATATTTTTTTTCATAAATTTTATTTTTTTGTAATTGGAAAACGGTAAATTATTCCATTAATATTCATACTAGCTCCCAAAGATACCATTAGTATTATATCTCCAGGATAAATTCTATGATTTGATATTTTTTTATTAATAATTAAATCCAATAGTGTTGGTACAGTAGCAACAGAAGAATTTCCAAATTTATGAACAGTCATAGGCATTATTTTTTCTAAAAAATTATCACTTTCATATGAATAATCATATAGCTTTAATAATCTTTTTAAAATAGCATAATCCATTTTTGCATTAGCTTGATGAATAAGAATTTTTTTTATATCTCTTAAATGTAAATTTGTATTATCTAAAATATTTTTCAAAAAATATGGAACTTCTGTTAATGCATATTCATAAATTTTCTTTCCATTCATTTTAATATTTACCAATGAATTTTTATACTTTTTATTTAACGATGGCCCATTAGTTAAATAATATAATTCATCATTATTATTACATTGACTATCATGATAAATAATTCCATATTTTTCAGAAGAATAATTATTCATAAGTACAGCAGATAAGACCGCTGCACCAGATCCATCTGAAAATATCATAGAATTTTTATCATAAGGATCAATTACCCTGGATAATGTTTCAGATCCAGTAATTAAAATATTTTTTGCATATTTAGCTTGTAAAAGTTGATTTGCTAAAATCATACCTTCTATCCATCCTGGACATCCAAAAATCATATCATATGGCTTGCATTTTATATTTTTTATATTCAGTTTATTTTTAACTTTTGCAGATATAGAAGGAACAATATCAGATTGAAAAGAAATAGGATTAACATTTCCATAATTGTGAGCTGAAATAATATAATCTATTTTTTCTTTACAAATTTTAGAATCTATAAGTGCTTTTTTTGCAGCAATTGCTGCAATATCAGAATTTAACAAATTTTTATCAATATATCTTCTTTCTTTTATTTCTGTAATTTTCTGAAATTTTTTTATAATATCACTAATAGATTTTTTAATTTTTAATCCTTTTTCATCACAAAAATTATGATTTAAAAAAAAATCATTTTTTACAATTTTTTTTGGTAAAAAATGGCCGGTTCCAGTTATTATTGATTGTATCATTCCTGATTATGATAAGATCAGGTTATAGGTTATAGGTTGTAATGTAAATGTAAATATAAAATATAAATAAAATAAATAAAATTCTTTATAAATAAAAAATAATACCATTGTTTGTACAAATGTACAAATATTAAAATTAAATATTAAATGTTAAATATAAATTTGTAAAATAAAAAAATATTAATAAAGTCTTTTATTTTTCAAAAAATGAAGAAAATAAAAAAAAAAAAATTGAACGAAATGTTTGATAATATTTCTAATAGATATGATTTAATTAATCATTTATTGTCATTAGGAATGGATATTGTATGGAGAAAAAATGCCATTGTTCTATTAAATAAAATAAAAGTAAAAAAAAATTTAATAATAAAAAATATATTAGATTTAGCTACTGGAACTGGAGATTTTATTTTATTATTAGCTAATACATTTCGTTCTTCTTCTATTGTAGGATTAGATCCTTCCAAAAAAATGTTAAAATTAGCTAGTAAAAAAATAGAAAAAAATTTACTAATAAATAGAGTAAGATTTATTCAAGGATTTTCTCATTCTCTTCCATTCAAAAATGAAACATTTGATTTAATAACTATTTCTTTCGGGTTAAGAAACTTTCAATACATAAATCTTTCTATGAGAGAAATATTTAGAACTTTAAAATATAATGGAATATTGGAAATATTAGAATTTTCTTATCCATCTAATTTTTTTATAAAAAAAATTTATAGTTTATATTCTAATTTTTTTATAAGAAAAATAGGTAGAATATTATCAGGAGATAATAATGCATATAATTATTTAGAAGAATCTATTAAAAACTTCAACTTACACGGAAAAAAAATGA includes:
- a CDS encoding putative sugar nucleotidyl transferase, which produces MNFILYDGMFEWKNLFPITLTRSISEIHLGLFTIKERWEKKLGYKAICIFTQPFLLKKNSFKKNKILFKNVFIINSSFIPNEELINTIISLKKNEAISFQKNIVAARINIFSYEEYEYKNFFSIKKYSKVYEINKIIHIKNVWDIIVQNKNILKKDFMFYTKGKRSSTLLGRNILICKERIYLKENIVTNNVVLNAKFGPIYIDKGVEIMEGCLIRGPVYIGKKTIVNMGSKIYGNTTIGSFCKVGGEIKNSLLFSYSNKAHDGFLGHSILGKWCNLGAGTNVSNLRNDYRDVTLWNYEKKIFSPINMQFFGIIMGDHSKSAINTQFNTATVIGVCTSIFGYGFPPRYIPSFSFGGIQCNKRIPFYRVCETANLMMKRRKKKLSILEEKILEHLYKMSNV
- a CDS encoding type B 50S ribosomal protein L31, whose protein sequence is MKKNIHPNNYRKVVFKDINNEKTFICRSTVRTKDVIKINGINYPLYKMEISSYSHPFFTGEKRFFGKTGPAEKFKKKYEKYKKF
- a CDS encoding 3-oxoacyl-ACP synthase III family protein; the protein is MIQSIITGTGHFLPKKIVKNDFFLNHNFCDEKGLKIKKSISDIIKKFQKITEIKERRYIDKNLLNSDIAAIAAKKALIDSKICKEKIDYIISAHNYGNVNPISFQSDIVPSISAKVKNKLNIKNIKCKPYDMIFGCPGWIEGMILANQLLQAKYAKNILITGSETLSRVIDPYDKNSMIFSDGSGAAVLSAVLMNNYSSEKYGIIYHDSQCNNNDELYYLTNGPSLNKKYKNSLVNIKMNGKKIYEYALTEVPYFLKNILDNTNLHLRDIKKILIHQANAKMDYAILKRLLKLYDYSYESDNFLEKIMPMTVHKFGNSSVATVPTLLDLIINKKISNHRIYPGDIILMVSLGASMNINGIIYRFPITKK
- the ubiE gene encoding bifunctional demethylmenaquinone methyltransferase/2-methoxy-6-polyprenyl-1,4-benzoquinol methylase UbiE, with protein sequence MKKIKKKKLNEMFDNISNRYDLINHLLSLGMDIVWRKNAIVLLNKIKVKKNLIIKNILDLATGTGDFILLLANTFRSSSIVGLDPSKKMLKLASKKIEKNLLINRVRFIQGFSHSLPFKNETFDLITISFGLRNFQYINLSMREIFRTLKYNGILEILEFSYPSNFFIKKIYSLYSNFFIRKIGRILSGDNNAYNYLEESIKNFNLHGKKMKKFLKYHKFHSLYIKELTFKITSIYISKKYV